One Bdellovibrio bacteriovorus str. Tiberius DNA segment encodes these proteins:
- a CDS encoding RCC1 domain-containing protein, whose translation MTTNYIRNLLIAISFLLLTACSLDAEFFERMKSTDSGSSDVSFKLSDLPTDVPESFPYYGQVQVSGISSAMSVFSTMTLSLEDSTCAGLAISDEGWISGVIDKVSGETCDFKVKVIQGSYSAVSGVVSLGVQNSLQLTLSQENFSFDSGAPTQTTVLNLSAPAPFATYLDYSIYSANSESALFNGLNTGKILVPAGATSVSIPLTLQAGLSLSSAEHQTIQLNSGMSGLKPKIELAIPLELGAGAPAQVFQEIDAGDTHVCAITSGKLYCWGNNDKYRLGLGAGDQDNRTKPVRVGSSTTWQKVALSDEGTCGINDGKLYCWGRNDSGRSATGSTLPAEVTEPTQVGGNSDWQDLTGGAHFSCGIRSGELYCWGYNQFGQLATGDILTKYSPTRIGASTTWQKISAGASHVCGIDSGKLYCWGGGARKQLGNNASTTRQQTILQVGVSTTWEDVVGGSDHTCGINDGKLYCWGDNSDGELGLGEAEAGNIIGAISQVGSFGDWESLTGGGNHTCGIRNGGDLYCWGAVSYQDEVWEPTRIGSDSTWNKISTSYYMTCGINNGSVLCWAHEENTINYIGLGEDRAEIAHKPHRVGLSSTWSLPSAGYGHSCAINAGRLYCWGDNSTFQLGQNDNGSLTSTIVPQQVGNSKAWQKIASGGPHTCGIKEGELYCWGLNVGFDFGGGGPPPPPPPPGGGGFMPMSVSPLSQIPARVGSSKAWTAIAAGSGQLCGINGGKMYCWGQNSDGQMAADPATVPLVEEPTQVSTSDKWHAVGISSYHSCGIDDGKLYCWGYGDDGELGDGNNTSSHTPVRVGSDSDWTAVVAGNLHTCGIRSGQLYCWGGSYQGALGTGSMVDASTPQRVGVSSSWTEIASGFENSAVCGIDGGKLFCWGSDGWGQQGNGSAFTGAEVVPIQLGTSANWQKVSIGERNVCAVNAGKLFCWGGNNNGQSALPPTPGAADPTTPTLITGF comes from the coding sequence ATGACCACGAACTATATCCGCAATCTGCTCATTGCAATCAGTTTTCTGCTGCTCACCGCGTGTTCGCTGGATGCAGAATTTTTCGAACGGATGAAGTCCACGGACAGTGGTTCTTCCGACGTCAGCTTTAAACTTTCCGATTTGCCGACGGATGTTCCGGAATCATTCCCCTATTATGGACAAGTTCAGGTCAGTGGTATTTCCAGTGCCATGTCCGTATTCAGCACGATGACACTTTCTTTGGAAGACAGCACTTGCGCGGGGCTGGCGATCAGCGATGAAGGCTGGATTTCCGGTGTGATCGACAAAGTCTCGGGCGAGACCTGTGATTTTAAAGTCAAGGTGATTCAAGGTTCTTACTCTGCGGTTTCCGGCGTTGTCAGTCTGGGAGTGCAAAACAGCCTGCAGCTGACTCTTTCCCAGGAAAACTTCAGCTTTGATTCCGGTGCGCCAACACAAACGACAGTGTTGAACCTGTCAGCTCCGGCGCCCTTTGCAACTTATCTTGATTACTCTATATATTCAGCCAACTCCGAATCTGCGCTGTTTAACGGTTTGAACACCGGGAAGATTCTGGTTCCTGCCGGTGCTACTTCGGTCAGTATTCCCCTGACTTTGCAAGCGGGGCTTTCTTTGTCATCCGCCGAACATCAAACCATTCAGCTTAACAGTGGTATGAGTGGGCTTAAACCAAAAATTGAATTGGCCATTCCGTTGGAACTTGGCGCCGGTGCTCCGGCGCAAGTCTTTCAGGAAATCGATGCCGGTGATACTCACGTCTGCGCGATCACGTCAGGTAAACTTTATTGTTGGGGTAACAACGATAAATACCGCCTGGGCTTGGGGGCCGGCGATCAGGACAATCGCACAAAGCCTGTCCGTGTGGGAAGCTCCACAACGTGGCAAAAGGTGGCTTTGAGTGATGAGGGAACTTGCGGCATCAACGATGGCAAACTCTATTGTTGGGGACGTAACGATTCCGGTCGTTCTGCGACGGGATCAACACTGCCAGCGGAAGTCACAGAGCCCACTCAAGTGGGAGGCAACTCGGACTGGCAGGATTTGACAGGCGGGGCGCATTTCTCGTGCGGTATCAGATCCGGTGAGCTTTATTGCTGGGGTTATAACCAGTTTGGTCAGCTCGCCACCGGAGATATTCTGACAAAATACAGTCCCACAAGAATTGGCGCTAGCACAACCTGGCAGAAGATTTCTGCCGGGGCATCGCATGTGTGCGGTATCGATTCCGGGAAGTTGTATTGTTGGGGAGGCGGGGCCCGCAAACAATTGGGTAATAATGCCAGCACGACCCGCCAGCAGACCATTCTGCAGGTGGGTGTTTCCACTACATGGGAAGATGTTGTCGGCGGTTCGGATCACACGTGTGGTATCAACGATGGCAAACTTTACTGCTGGGGTGACAACTCGGACGGCGAGCTGGGCTTGGGCGAGGCCGAAGCTGGGAATATCATCGGCGCGATTTCACAAGTGGGCTCTTTCGGTGACTGGGAAAGTCTGACTGGTGGAGGCAATCACACATGCGGTATTCGTAACGGTGGCGATCTTTATTGTTGGGGCGCTGTCAGTTATCAGGACGAAGTTTGGGAGCCTACTCGCATCGGTTCGGACAGCACCTGGAATAAAATCAGCACAAGCTATTATATGACCTGCGGGATTAACAACGGCTCTGTGTTGTGTTGGGCGCATGAAGAAAACACTATTAACTATATTGGATTGGGCGAGGATCGGGCTGAGATTGCCCACAAACCTCACCGCGTGGGGTTGTCTTCAACTTGGTCTTTGCCAAGTGCGGGATATGGTCATTCATGTGCGATCAATGCGGGTCGCCTGTACTGCTGGGGTGATAACTCAACATTCCAGTTGGGGCAAAATGACAATGGATCTTTGACGTCCACTATTGTTCCTCAGCAAGTTGGAAATTCCAAAGCCTGGCAGAAAATCGCCAGTGGTGGGCCGCATACCTGCGGCATTAAAGAGGGTGAATTGTACTGCTGGGGCTTGAATGTCGGATTTGATTTTGGTGGGGGAGGCCCACCTCCACCACCACCTCCTCCGGGCGGCGGTGGCTTTATGCCGATGAGTGTTTCGCCTTTGTCGCAAATTCCAGCGCGCGTGGGGTCTTCCAAGGCGTGGACGGCCATTGCCGCGGGTTCCGGGCAGTTGTGCGGAATCAACGGTGGAAAAATGTATTGTTGGGGGCAGAACTCTGACGGGCAGATGGCGGCTGATCCGGCCACGGTGCCTTTGGTGGAAGAGCCTACTCAAGTTAGCACTTCTGATAAATGGCATGCCGTGGGGATCAGCTCCTATCATTCCTGCGGTATCGATGACGGCAAACTGTATTGCTGGGGCTACGGCGATGACGGGGAATTGGGTGACGGTAATAACACTTCTTCCCACACGCCGGTCCGAGTGGGCTCTGATTCTGATTGGACCGCCGTTGTGGCAGGCAACCTGCATACGTGTGGTATTCGCTCAGGTCAGCTTTACTGTTGGGGTGGATCCTATCAGGGGGCTTTGGGGACCGGAAGCATGGTTGATGCATCGACTCCGCAGCGTGTGGGCGTCTCGTCATCTTGGACTGAGATTGCCTCGGGCTTTGAAAATAGTGCTGTCTGTGGCATTGATGGCGGCAAACTGTTCTGCTGGGGTTCTGATGGCTGGGGGCAGCAGGGGAATGGCTCGGCCTTCACGGGCGCAGAAGTTGTTCCGATTCAGCTGGGAACTTCCGCCAATTGGCAAAAAGTTTCAATCGGTGAAAGAAATGTGTGCGCGGTGAATGCAGGGAAACTCTTCTGCTGGGGCGGCAATAATAACGGCCAATCAGCACTTCCGCCGACACCGGGCGCAGCTGATCCGACAACGCCAACGCTGATCACTGGTTTCTAA
- the recG gene encoding ATP-dependent DNA helicase RecG, whose product MPLRLDTQIQFLKGVGPKLGDLFSRKGLKTLGDLFEFYPRAYEDQRAARNISSLRPDDIVSIKATVVAVHSVNMGRSARKMYDVLVRDASGQIHCKYFRVPYKGYFERFKPFTEVRVVGKVTEYRGRLEFHHPDIKDVEPDEETQDALIPLYTEIEGLATAKIMKLVRSAFAQIEEWPEEAFPKWMREKYNLIPRKDALKDIHFPDPNKAKEYSEFKTNAQKRIIFDEFFWLELYLASKKAGFQKEGAPQIRNSGEKMRALLQSLPFEMTGAQKRVFTEIKADLEKGHPMHRMVQGDVGSGKTLVSFMAAIYAAESGYQSCLMAPTEILAEQHFKNARKVLEPLGIRLGLLVGKSKASERKTLLAALAAGEIDLIIGTHALIEDEVQFSNLGLVIIDEQHRFGVEQRGVLKNKGNSPHFLVMTATPIPRTLAMTVYGDLDVSIIDEMPAGRSPIQTRATFESKRPQALQFMLEQVQKGRQAYIVYPLVEESEKIDLKDAVSEYEKLKELYPQLKIGLLHGKMKPDEKDQVMDQFRRNEIQVLVSTTVIEVGVDVPNANIMIIEHAERFGLSQLHQLRGRVGRGEYKSFCILIMGYAVSEEGKARTEMMEKTSDGFKIAEFDLEMRGPGEFMGTRQSGLSGFKLANLVRDMAILQEAREAAFEVLRKDPKLSYLENQGLKAELLREHGPAALAGIA is encoded by the coding sequence ATGCCTCTTCGTCTGGATACGCAAATACAATTTCTTAAAGGTGTAGGTCCCAAATTAGGGGATCTGTTTTCCCGTAAAGGTCTAAAGACCTTGGGGGACCTTTTTGAGTTCTATCCCCGAGCCTACGAAGACCAGCGCGCAGCCAGAAACATTTCAAGCCTGCGCCCGGATGACATTGTCAGCATCAAGGCCACGGTCGTTGCCGTTCACAGTGTGAACATGGGGCGTTCGGCGCGTAAGATGTATGACGTTCTGGTCAGGGATGCCTCAGGTCAGATTCACTGCAAATATTTCCGTGTGCCTTACAAAGGCTACTTTGAACGCTTTAAGCCCTTCACCGAAGTTCGCGTGGTGGGAAAAGTCACCGAGTACCGCGGTCGTTTGGAATTCCATCATCCTGATATCAAGGATGTGGAGCCTGATGAAGAAACCCAGGATGCGCTGATTCCGCTGTATACGGAAATCGAAGGCCTTGCCACGGCCAAGATCATGAAGCTTGTTCGTTCCGCGTTTGCGCAAATTGAAGAGTGGCCGGAAGAGGCCTTCCCCAAATGGATGCGCGAAAAGTACAATCTGATTCCGCGCAAAGACGCTTTGAAGGACATCCATTTTCCGGATCCGAACAAGGCCAAGGAATATTCCGAATTTAAAACCAATGCTCAAAAACGCATCATCTTTGATGAGTTCTTCTGGTTGGAGCTTTACCTGGCTTCAAAAAAAGCAGGCTTCCAGAAAGAAGGCGCTCCGCAAATCAGAAACTCGGGCGAAAAGATGCGGGCATTGCTTCAATCGTTGCCATTTGAAATGACGGGCGCACAAAAGCGCGTCTTTACTGAAATCAAAGCCGATCTGGAAAAAGGTCACCCTATGCATCGAATGGTTCAAGGGGACGTGGGAAGCGGAAAGACTCTTGTAAGCTTTATGGCTGCCATCTATGCCGCAGAAAGCGGTTATCAATCCTGTTTGATGGCGCCGACAGAAATCCTGGCTGAACAGCACTTTAAAAATGCGCGCAAGGTGCTTGAGCCCTTGGGTATCCGGCTGGGGCTGCTGGTGGGTAAATCCAAAGCCTCTGAAAGAAAAACTTTGCTGGCCGCTTTGGCAGCCGGAGAGATTGACTTGATTATCGGCACCCATGCTTTGATCGAAGATGAAGTGCAATTCTCAAATCTGGGGCTTGTGATCATCGATGAACAACATAGATTCGGGGTTGAACAGCGCGGGGTTTTGAAAAACAAAGGCAACTCGCCGCACTTCCTGGTGATGACGGCAACTCCGATCCCAAGGACACTGGCGATGACAGTGTACGGGGACTTGGATGTTTCCATTATCGATGAAATGCCGGCAGGTCGAAGCCCTATCCAAACGCGCGCCACATTTGAAAGCAAACGCCCTCAAGCCCTGCAGTTCATGTTGGAACAAGTGCAAAAAGGCCGACAGGCCTATATCGTGTATCCTCTGGTGGAGGAAAGCGAAAAGATCGACTTGAAAGATGCGGTTTCAGAATACGAAAAACTGAAAGAGCTTTATCCGCAGCTGAAAATTGGTCTTTTGCACGGGAAGATGAAACCTGACGAAAAAGATCAGGTCATGGATCAGTTTCGCAGAAATGAAATTCAAGTGCTGGTTTCAACCACCGTCATTGAAGTCGGTGTCGACGTGCCGAATGCCAATATCATGATCATCGAACACGCTGAGCGCTTTGGTCTGTCGCAGCTGCACCAGTTGCGCGGTCGCGTAGGCCGGGGAGAATACAAAAGCTTCTGTATTCTGATCATGGGCTATGCGGTTTCTGAAGAAGGCAAAGCCCGCACCGAGATGATGGAAAAGACATCAGACGGATTTAAGATCGCCGAGTTCGATCTTGAAATGCGCGGGCCTGGTGAATTCATGGGGACCAGGCAGTCGGGCCTTTCCGGCTTTAAGCTGGCAAATCTGGTGCGTGATATGGCCATCTTGCAAGAGGCGCGTGAAGCGGCCTTTGAAGTTTTGCGCAAAGATCCAAAACTCTCATATTTAGAGAATCAAGGGTTGAAGGCCGAGCTGTTGCGTGAGCACGGGCCCGCAGCGCTTGCGGGTATCGCCTAA
- a CDS encoding class I SAM-dependent methyltransferase — translation MKAQYQQFIRTHNHKTAINGENLVALNGLTERNHVEYLQDVCADLFPNPQGLKALDMGAAHGVCAMALAELGMQVAAYDMYRSSVAIVHKMAMEQHLNISFRVGGSLQIEQLQEKFDLIHDRDCLTHIPLPLDRARFLQSLRKMLAEDGKLVIRTCILSPQFDPDDSFESICLDADYILWRQTPESDAPGVVAMNGRHWTAQKRLPPAEVIRQELCRAGFMILDEEIELVPGNNPSILRLVVTSAPGR, via the coding sequence ATGAAAGCTCAATACCAACAATTCATCCGCACTCACAATCACAAAACTGCCATCAACGGTGAAAACCTGGTGGCCCTGAACGGCCTGACTGAACGCAATCACGTCGAGTACCTGCAAGATGTCTGCGCTGATCTGTTCCCGAACCCACAAGGATTGAAGGCTTTGGATATGGGGGCAGCTCATGGAGTTTGCGCCATGGCTCTGGCCGAACTGGGCATGCAAGTGGCGGCTTACGACATGTACCGTTCTTCTGTGGCGATTGTTCACAAAATGGCGATGGAGCAGCACTTGAATATTTCCTTCCGCGTGGGCGGCAGCCTGCAAATCGAGCAGCTGCAGGAAAAATTCGATCTGATCCACGATCGTGACTGCCTGACTCACATTCCACTGCCACTGGATCGTGCGCGCTTCCTGCAAAGCCTTCGTAAAATGCTGGCTGAAGATGGCAAACTGGTGATTCGCACCTGCATCCTAAGCCCGCAGTTCGATCCGGATGACAGCTTCGAGTCCATTTGCCTGGATGCCGACTATATCTTGTGGAGACAAACTCCAGAATCAGATGCTCCGGGTGTGGTTGCCATGAATGGCCGTCACTGGACAGCACAAAAAAGACTGCCACCCGCTGAAGTGATTCGTCAGGAACTGTGCCGCGCTGGCTTCATGATTCTGGACGAAGAAATCGAGCTGGTTCCCGGTAACAACCCATCCATCCTTCGACTTGTCGTCACTAGCGCCCCTGGGCGCTAG
- a CDS encoding lactonase family protein, giving the protein MKTLRLGLTLLWTLTLAACAGSSGSDPSPSPTPAPARFSYVLNSSDDSVSVFSIALDGSLAPLEVASVGGYAKSLLMDQNQEHLYVVNASDDTISQFQIGSDGKLQSLGIVATEEFPQSVQISPDGRFVYSLNLRSESITQYSKGSDGRLTALATTPHTAGPLSMLFSSQGQYAYVVNILDASISQYAVASNGALTPLVPDRVTSQGCPSGPITSHKTSQGEFIYVLSCSTDEVEVFAIGSDGTLQSRQVMTTESSPQGMTISGDHLYVANAFSSTVSVYETQTSGTLALKSTVAAGTSPETVTVDAAGKSAYVLDYIENQILQYHLGTDGSMTRTSAAPFSTGMTPVQMLLKR; this is encoded by the coding sequence ATGAAAACCCTGCGCCTTGGTTTGACTTTGCTTTGGACACTGACTCTTGCTGCCTGTGCCGGCAGTTCTGGCTCTGACCCCTCCCCATCACCCACGCCTGCTCCGGCCAGGTTTTCTTATGTGCTGAATTCTTCCGATGACAGCGTCAGTGTTTTTTCCATTGCCCTGGATGGTTCACTGGCACCCTTGGAGGTCGCGTCCGTCGGTGGTTATGCAAAGTCACTTTTGATGGATCAAAACCAAGAGCACCTTTATGTGGTGAACGCCAGTGATGACACGATTTCGCAGTTTCAGATTGGCAGTGATGGAAAACTGCAATCACTGGGCATCGTCGCCACGGAAGAATTCCCGCAGTCTGTGCAGATTTCTCCGGATGGGCGCTTTGTTTATTCGCTGAACTTGCGCAGCGAATCCATCACTCAGTACAGCAAAGGCAGCGATGGTCGCTTGACCGCGCTTGCGACCACTCCCCACACTGCGGGGCCATTGAGCATGCTTTTTTCCAGTCAGGGTCAGTACGCCTATGTGGTGAACATTCTTGACGCCAGCATTTCCCAATATGCGGTGGCCAGCAATGGCGCACTGACGCCGCTAGTGCCGGACCGGGTGACTTCGCAAGGCTGTCCTTCAGGCCCGATCACTTCACATAAGACCTCACAAGGTGAATTCATCTATGTGCTTAGCTGCAGCACCGACGAAGTCGAAGTGTTTGCCATTGGTTCAGATGGCACTTTGCAATCTCGCCAAGTGATGACGACGGAATCAAGCCCGCAAGGCATGACCATCAGTGGCGACCACTTGTATGTAGCCAACGCGTTTTCATCCACCGTCAGTGTTTATGAAACTCAAACCAGTGGAACACTGGCGCTTAAGTCCACGGTGGCTGCGGGGACTTCACCTGAAACCGTGACTGTGGATGCTGCCGGAAAATCCGCATACGTGCTTGACTATATTGAAAACCAAATATTGCAGTATCACTTAGGCACCGACGGGTCGATGACTCGAACCAGTGCGGCTCCTTTTAGCACGGGAATGACTCCAGTGCAGATGCTGCTGAAACGCTAA
- a CDS encoding HD-GYP domain-containing protein, translated as MDSTTYFRIRLSTIRPDKVTSFDIYILVDGKHILYLRAGDKLASGKIKTLHGRDTGDSFFVRMEDKQTYRDWVKEEMNSDLLNPFDKAKILRESSVALMEDLFENPDVNKALDESRPIITDFIDLMENAPEAMGFMISLSGHDFYTYNHSLDVSIYSLGLGKALGYDAKTLEELGVGALFHDIGKRNVSLDILCKKGGLSDAEWEQMKMHPQYGLVILNNHPNISDAIKAACFEHHESWAGNGYPQQLVAEEIHPFARIVAITDTYDAMTTQRSYNVPMTPIDAVTMMKEKLAGRYDPDMLKAMYSVLFKIKVA; from the coding sequence ATGGATTCCACGACTTACTTCCGCATCCGCCTCAGCACAATTCGCCCCGACAAAGTCACCAGTTTTGACATTTACATCCTTGTGGATGGTAAACATATTTTGTATCTGCGAGCGGGTGATAAGCTGGCTTCCGGTAAAATCAAAACATTGCACGGACGTGACACGGGCGATTCTTTCTTCGTGCGCATGGAAGACAAGCAGACTTATCGCGACTGGGTGAAAGAAGAAATGAACTCGGACCTGCTGAACCCGTTTGATAAAGCCAAGATCCTGCGTGAATCCTCGGTCGCTTTGATGGAAGATCTTTTTGAAAATCCGGATGTGAACAAGGCCCTGGATGAGTCCCGCCCGATCATCACGGATTTCATTGATCTGATGGAAAATGCTCCGGAAGCCATGGGCTTTATGATTTCTTTGTCCGGGCATGATTTCTATACTTACAATCACTCTTTGGACGTCAGCATCTATTCGTTGGGTTTGGGTAAAGCCCTAGGGTATGATGCAAAAACTTTGGAAGAGCTGGGCGTGGGCGCTCTTTTCCACGACATCGGTAAGCGCAACGTCAGCCTGGACATCCTTTGTAAAAAAGGCGGTCTGTCGGATGCTGAGTGGGAGCAAATGAAAATGCACCCGCAATATGGCTTGGTGATTTTGAACAACCACCCGAACATCAGTGATGCCATCAAAGCCGCGTGCTTTGAGCACCACGAATCCTGGGCTGGTAACGGCTATCCTCAACAATTGGTCGCGGAAGAAATCCACCCGTTTGCAAGAATTGTTGCCATCACTGACACCTATGACGCCATGACCACGCAAAGATCTTACAACGTGCCGATGACGCCGATTGATGCTGTCACCATGATGAAGGAAAAGCTGGCAGGTCGCTATGATCCCGACATGCTAAAGGCCATGTATTCAGTACTTTTCAAAATAAAGGTCGCTTAG
- a CDS encoding ParA family protein has product MGSIVSFINQKGGVAKTTTAINVASQWAKEGKKVLLVDLDPQSSATRAIFGDEDFEDTIYDVITGEVQAQDAVVFSEAFGIDVIPSEIMLSGIEISMSTKFGRESILKRALAEIKEEYDIVVIDCSPSLGLLTVNALIASKDIVIPICPEYFSLMGIDLILETLKSIKNGLGHTINVRGIIISKYRNRRIVEKVIQDLRTNYSIPVFNNFIPESIAVEEAHHKHLPVNDFSPKNPAGLALASLAQEMWN; this is encoded by the coding sequence ATGGGCAGCATCGTATCGTTCATCAATCAAAAAGGTGGCGTGGCTAAAACCACCACCGCAATCAACGTGGCATCTCAGTGGGCAAAAGAAGGCAAAAAGGTTCTTCTGGTTGACCTTGACCCTCAGTCTTCCGCAACTCGCGCGATCTTTGGCGACGAGGACTTTGAAGACACAATCTATGACGTTATTACCGGTGAAGTGCAGGCGCAGGACGCGGTGGTTTTCTCTGAAGCCTTCGGCATCGACGTGATCCCGTCGGAAATCATGCTGAGTGGTATTGAGATCTCCATGTCCACCAAGTTTGGCCGTGAAAGCATCTTGAAAAGAGCCCTGGCGGAAATCAAGGAAGAATACGACATCGTAGTGATCGACTGTTCTCCGTCTTTGGGGCTTTTGACTGTGAATGCGCTGATTGCCTCCAAGGACATCGTGATTCCGATCTGTCCAGAGTACTTCTCTTTGATGGGTATTGATCTGATTCTAGAGACTTTGAAAAGCATCAAAAACGGTCTTGGCCACACCATCAACGTGCGTGGGATCATCATCTCCAAGTACCGCAACCGCCGTATCGTGGAAAAGGTCATCCAGGATCTTCGCACGAACTATTCCATCCCGGTGTTTAACAACTTTATTCCTGAATCCATCGCGGTCGAGGAAGCTCACCACAAGCATCTGCCGGTGAATGACTTTTCTCCGAAAAATCCGGCGGGCCTTGCTTTGGCAAGCCTGGCTCAGGAAATGTGGAATTGA
- a CDS encoding S1 family peptidase — MSKIWPFLLVNFWAKDNKRHSVDFCTFPSENLVKQGSKTARCMMLKKLSLTLLSVTMLAACGQQNTAEILSEDSQSAVIGGEKVEVGSRIMRSTVGLYDEGSGTLCTGTLISKELVLTAAHCVTPGSTHQLVFFTDDIKNMNAYNSRYAIKSLRHEDYERNRGRKYDTADIALVRIRGEYIPVGYAPAPIFADFQSLKKGSEVVVAGYGLSWAWGVKKGSGTLRTTKLKVGNARHGQNEILIDQSVKKGVCSGDSGGPAYIEKNGDLYLMGVTSRGDSLATPLTPKCFQFSIYSRVDAYLPWIKKTSALLLKDR; from the coding sequence GTGTCTAAAATTTGGCCGTTTTTGCTGGTGAACTTTTGGGCGAAAGACAATAAACGTCACTCGGTGGATTTCTGCACTTTTCCCTCTGAAAATCTGGTAAAACAGGGTTCCAAAACCGCGAGGTGTATGATGCTTAAGAAACTTTCTTTGACTTTATTATCGGTGACGATGCTTGCGGCCTGTGGGCAGCAAAACACCGCAGAAATTCTGTCGGAAGACTCGCAATCCGCGGTCATTGGGGGTGAAAAAGTCGAAGTGGGCAGTCGAATCATGCGTTCCACCGTAGGGCTGTATGATGAAGGCTCTGGTACGTTGTGTACGGGAACTTTGATTTCCAAAGAACTGGTGTTGACGGCCGCACATTGTGTGACCCCGGGTTCCACGCATCAGTTGGTGTTCTTTACGGATGATATTAAAAACATGAATGCTTATAATTCCCGATATGCCATCAAATCTTTGCGCCATGAGGACTATGAACGAAACCGTGGCCGCAAATATGACACTGCCGACATCGCGCTGGTCCGAATCCGGGGCGAATATATTCCGGTGGGTTATGCTCCGGCACCGATCTTTGCGGACTTTCAAAGCCTGAAAAAAGGTTCCGAAGTGGTGGTCGCAGGATATGGACTGAGCTGGGCGTGGGGCGTGAAAAAGGGTTCTGGAACTCTTCGCACCACGAAGTTGAAAGTGGGTAATGCCCGCCATGGACAAAACGAGATTCTGATCGATCAGTCGGTTAAAAAAGGGGTGTGCAGTGGCGACTCGGGCGGCCCGGCCTACATCGAAAAGAACGGTGACTTGTATCTGATGGGTGTGACCAGCCGGGGTGATTCGCTGGCGACACCGCTGACGCCGAAGTGTTTTCAGTTTTCCATTTACTCGCGGGTCGATGCTTACCTTCCTTGGATCAAAAAGACTTCCGCATTGTTGTTGAAGGATCGTTAA
- a CDS encoding DUF3465 domain-containing protein, with protein MKPLIFFLVMISCSAFASDRIPQCFDRKDRMEFNESQVLTWREFMENKFTARAFVDGTLVRLMEDRQGHVHFEVDLDENLNTDDDRVEVIYNVKYGKLPEYQPGDRVIACGDFVVDRYSPHKAVIHWLHINPKKGGPHEDGFIALNGQVAGLTDSKGSKK; from the coding sequence ATGAAACCGCTTATTTTCTTTCTTGTTATGATCTCGTGTTCGGCATTTGCCAGCGATCGCATTCCTCAATGTTTCGATCGCAAAGACCGTATGGAATTCAACGAAAGTCAGGTGCTGACCTGGCGCGAGTTTATGGAAAACAAATTCACCGCCCGCGCTTTTGTGGACGGCACCCTGGTGCGCCTGATGGAAGACCGTCAGGGACATGTGCACTTTGAAGTGGATCTGGATGAAAACCTGAACACCGACGACGACCGTGTTGAAGTGATCTATAACGTGAAATACGGCAAGCTTCCTGAATACCAACCCGGCGATCGCGTCATCGCCTGCGGTGACTTTGTGGTGGACAGGTATTCTCCCCACAAGGCCGTGATCCATTGGCTGCACATCAATCCGAAAAAAGGCGGTCCTCATGAAGACGGCTTTATTGCCCTCAATGGACAAGTGGCCGGACTGACTGATTCTAAAGGATCTAAAAAATGA
- a CDS encoding trypsin-like serine peptidase has translation MRSLVCALLPLTLAACTGSAPESLSKIEAPGAIYNGDTREDVSTSSSAEKELVKATAVLVHSYRLAQAQNSAIKLNSTPLEQLYPLCPDEKFLTQPTLGFCSGTLIGPNLVLTAGHCVENQKECDDSQFIFGWTEEKSRQAMLPSSEIYSCKSIVKFELNIRKNIDYAILELDRPVPGVRPAKIAKEVLLKPNQTLLSLSHPLGLPVKKDYAHVLSDSSEMHTFKVQVDTFSGSSGSPLYNAQGEIVGILSRGMDDILEDDIYRVQKEGGCINFNACAVGLCFGQTYYKAPRIDL, from the coding sequence ATGAGATCCCTTGTCTGCGCCCTTCTGCCGCTGACCTTGGCCGCCTGCACGGGCTCGGCCCCTGAATCTTTATCCAAGATAGAGGCTCCCGGTGCCATCTATAACGGCGACACCCGTGAAGATGTCAGCACCTCGTCGTCAGCGGAAAAAGAACTGGTCAAGGCCACGGCCGTCTTGGTTCATTCTTATCGCCTGGCGCAGGCGCAAAATTCAGCCATCAAACTGAACTCAACACCACTGGAACAGCTTTACCCGCTTTGCCCGGATGAAAAATTTCTGACCCAACCGACGTTGGGGTTTTGTTCCGGGACTTTGATTGGCCCCAATCTGGTACTGACGGCGGGCCACTGCGTGGAAAATCAAAAAGAATGCGACGACAGTCAGTTTATTTTCGGATGGACCGAAGAAAAATCCCGTCAAGCGATGTTGCCCTCCTCTGAAATCTACAGCTGCAAAAGCATCGTGAAGTTTGAATTAAACATCAGAAAAAATATCGACTACGCAATTCTGGAACTGGATCGTCCCGTTCCCGGAGTTCGCCCGGCAAAGATTGCCAAAGAAGTTCTGCTGAAACCCAATCAAACTCTTTTAAGTCTGTCACACCCGCTGGGGCTGCCGGTAAAAAAAGATTACGCACACGTGCTTTCTGACAGTTCTGAGATGCACACTTTCAAAGTCCAGGTGGACACGTTCTCTGGCAGTTCGGGATCTCCGCTGTACAATGCTCAAGGTGAAATTGTCGGGATTCTTTCTCGCGGTATGGACGACATTCTTGAAGATGACATTTATCGTGTGCAAAAAGAAGGCGGCTGCATCAACTTTAATGCCTGCGCCGTGGGCCTGTGCTTTGGCCAGACTTACTACAAAGCTCCCCGTATTGACCTTTAG